A genomic stretch from Aedes albopictus strain Foshan chromosome 2, AalbF5, whole genome shotgun sequence includes:
- the LOC134287086 gene encoding uncharacterized protein LOC134287086 — translation MQNSILQNVQHRRASSNTQYHCLYGYYFLGFSRAQLAKIYSKSKSTISSWIINYERDGILNANKRRTTFRKFDMDKQKWLVNLYKKNPILYLDEARQQFAIHFGTSISASTICKILHAHGLSWKTLERRAIQIRQADIDRYTQELSCFQWDLHQLLFLDEVAFANGRLLRNKGYGVVGRKLVYKGEFCRRPRVSCLCFLGQNGIVESFETEGTFTRQKFFDCCRKMVFSNDCVRTYPGRFSVWVMDGTRIHCDSNIIQYLRSLGIIPLFLPAYCPFFNPIEVVFGLVKKYLRRNYTEGCKTPLSNVVQGALTKFTSYDCSKLFQKCGYLPGGKFDPSISEQ, via the coding sequence ATGCAGAATTCGATTCTTCAAAATGTGCAGCATCGTCGGGCGAGCAGCAACACACAGTACCATTGTTTGTACGGATACTATTTTCTTGGATTTTCACGGGCACAACTAGCAAAGATCTACTCAAAATCTAAATCAACTATCAGCTCCTGGATCATCAACTATGAACGAGACGGTATACTAAATGCTAATAAACGGAGGACCACATTCAGGAAATTCGACATGGACAAACAAAAGTGGCTAGTGAATCTGTATAAGAAAAATCCTATCCTGTATCTTGACGAAGCCCGGCAGCAATTTGCTATTCACTTCGGAACATCCATAAGTGCCTcgacgatttgcaaaattttgcaTGCTCACGGACTATCTTGGAAGACGCTGGAAAGGAGAGCCATCCAAATACGCCAAGCAGACATCGATCGATATACCCAAGAATTGAGCTGTTTTCAATGGGATTTGCATCAACTGCTGTTTCTCGATGAAGTTGCTTTCGCAAACGGTCGACTGTTGCGCAATAAAGGTTACGGAGTAGTCGGAAGAAAACTAGTGTACAAGGGAGAATTCTGCAGGAGACCCCGGGTATCTTGCCTTTGTTTTTTGGGACAAAACGGGATAGTCGAGTCTTTTGAAACCGAAGGAACATTTACGCGGCAAAAGTTCTTCGATTGTTGCCGAAAAATGGTTTTTTCAAACGATTGCGTAAGAACATATCCAGGTAGATTTTCAGTTTGGGTGATGGACGGAACTCGAATCCACTGTGATTCTAATATCATACAGTATTTACGCTCTTTGGGGATAATTCCACTTTTCCTCCCAGCATATTGCCCGTTTTTCAACCcaattgaggtggtttttgggttggtaaaaaaatatttgagacgAAACTACACAGAAGGATGCAAAACACCATTGTCAAATGTTGTTCAAGGTGCACTAACTAAATTCACATCATATGATTGCtccaaactttttcaaaaatgtggaTATCTTCCGGGAGGAAAATTTGACCCATCAATAAGCGAACAATAA
- the LOC109427843 gene encoding gametocyte-specific factor 1 homolog, whose product MEAQLFSQSSSVLRGYEDLVECPYNRAHQIMQFRMQTHLTKCRKNYKDLKYVKCPFNETHDIPQKELALHVESCVDRESFDRYKFCVATSAATIVPEVASSVDESLDNRIMGNPTEEMWDEGPMVRAYNPQAYAARSNVIRKCTGMAPSQKKAFKEAERQRLAELKRRCEIKTEQK is encoded by the exons ATGGAAGCGCAACTATTCAG CCAAAGCAGCTCCGTTCTGAGGGGATACGAAGATCTAGTGGAGTGTCCGTACAACCGAGCGCACCAGATAATGCAATTCCGGATGCAGACGCATCTGACCAAGTGCCGCAAGAACTACAAGGATCTCAAGTACGTGAAATGCCCTTTTAACGAAACGCACGACATCCCGCAGAAGGAGCTTGCG CTCCACGTAGAAAGTTGCGTTGATCGCGAATCTTTCGATCGGTACAAGTTCTGTGTGGCAACATCGGCGGCCACCATCGTTCCGGAGGTCGCGTCATCGGTGGACGAATCCCTTGACAACAGAATCATGGGGAATCCGACGGAGGAAATGTGGGACGAGGGACCCATGGTCAGGGCCTACAATCCCCAAGCTTACGCGGCGCGTTCCAACGTCATTCGGAAGTGCACGGGAATGGCTCCGTCGCAGAAAAAAGCCTTCAAGGAGGCTGAGCGCCAGCGTCTGGCCGAGCTCAAGCGTCGCTGCGAGATTAAAACGGAACAAAAGTAG